A part of bacterium genomic DNA contains:
- a CDS encoding YmdB family metallophosphoesterase, with product MKILCVGDVVARPGREVLQKTLSKVRTEYEVDFVVVNGENSAGGSGIDLKCYQELVKAGADVVTLGDHTWRRSEVATLLKGAEYSCICPGNYPIGEAAVRGWIIREINGVRVGVINVLGRTFMSGALDCPFQYVESVIKNHFTDVPVRIVDFHAEATSEKIAFTRHFDGRLTMVFGTHTHVPTADARILSRGTAAITDVGMTGSHAGVIGMDAQTAIDRFLTGLPSSYRPAKGGLEFNAVLVELDSRTLQPCGIQRVTSALQDDDENVSVAL from the coding sequence ATGAAAATTCTCTGTGTGGGGGATGTTGTTGCGCGACCCGGAAGGGAGGTGCTTCAAAAAACCTTATCAAAGGTGCGAACGGAGTATGAAGTTGACTTCGTGGTGGTTAATGGAGAGAACTCAGCGGGAGGCTCTGGAATTGACCTAAAGTGTTACCAAGAGTTAGTAAAGGCAGGTGCAGATGTTGTCACGCTCGGAGATCATACGTGGCGTCGTAGTGAAGTTGCGACTTTGTTAAAAGGAGCGGAGTATTCGTGTATTTGCCCTGGAAATTATCCTATTGGAGAGGCGGCGGTTCGTGGTTGGATTATTCGGGAAATCAATGGAGTTCGTGTTGGGGTAATCAATGTGCTCGGTAGAACATTTATGTCGGGAGCACTTGATTGTCCGTTCCAGTATGTCGAGAGTGTAATTAAGAATCACTTTACGGATGTGCCGGTTCGAATTGTTGATTTTCATGCTGAGGCTACCTCTGAGAAGATAGCGTTTACTCGACACTTCGATGGTCGTCTTACCATGGTCTTTGGTACGCATACCCATGTTCCTACTGCTGATGCTCGCATCCTTTCTCGTGGTACAGCTGCAATTACCGATGTGGGAATGACGGGCTCTCATGCTGGTGTCATTGGGATGGATGCTCAAACTGCCATTGATCGATTTCTAACCGGTTTGCCGTCGAGTTACCGACCAGCAAAGGGGGGGCTTGAGTTCAATGCAGTTCTCGTAGAGCTTGATTCGAGAACATTGCAGCCATGCGGTATTCAGCGGGTTACATCTGCGCTACAAGATGATGATGAGAATGTTTCAGTAGCTTTATGA
- a CDS encoding response regulator: MSHYENELYLTPKERKKALILVVETDPAQRHNMRSTLQKLGFGGITDVPSHAAAIEKIQTRPVTHIIFDAKKTNMPPRDFVSQAMELDSRLILIPTSFEPSVDDVFDLLCLGARGYLVKPFTMDTVDAAVIGATKGEPIAESVRQAKDRNEALIAILMSSLDKVATLMRQAKQFETAEREVPRALRGFRVSADLAQTFAKGGEEGLIKALQKFCIDRSKGPASRLGRLRKRLKTSRKEEAIGA, encoded by the coding sequence ATGAGCCATTACGAAAACGAATTATATCTTACCCCCAAGGAACGGAAAAAAGCCTTAATATTAGTCGTTGAGACCGATCCTGCCCAACGACACAACATGCGCTCAACACTCCAAAAGCTTGGCTTTGGCGGGATAACCGATGTTCCAAGTCATGCAGCTGCCATTGAAAAGATTCAGACAAGGCCAGTTACTCATATTATTTTCGATGCAAAAAAAACGAACATGCCGCCGAGAGACTTCGTCAGTCAGGCCATGGAACTGGACTCCCGTTTAATACTGATACCGACTTCGTTTGAACCAAGCGTAGATGACGTCTTTGACCTCTTATGTCTTGGCGCTCGAGGATATCTTGTAAAGCCATTCACGATGGATACAGTGGATGCGGCTGTCATCGGTGCCACGAAGGGAGAGCCGATCGCTGAATCGGTAAGGCAAGCAAAAGACCGCAATGAAGCGCTCATTGCGATTCTCATGTCGAGCCTCGATAAAGTCGCCACCTTGATGAGACAAGCAAAACAGTTCGAAACCGCAGAACGAGAAGTCCCGCGTGCCCTCAGAGGGTTTCGGGTCTCAGCGGACCTGGCCCAGACATTTGCAAAAGGTGGAGAAGAAGGGCTCATCAAAGCATTACAAAAGTTCTGCATTGATCGAAGTAAAGGACCTGCTTCGCGGCTGGGTCGTCTCAGAAAACGTCTAAAAACTTCGAGAAAAGAAGAAGCTATTGGAGCCTAA
- the lptG gene encoding LPS export ABC transporter permease LptG, with amino-acid sequence MRYGQEDTGDQEERKRAEMNIITRYIYHQVIRNLALSVFIFSALFLFVDFFDRIDSILERESSFGTMLSYFSLKLPYFLLMTLPISMLVAALFTIGLLTRSSELTAMRASGFTLFSLSRPIFVVGLGVSLFSFLLSETVIPYSQRRVHEMWNVDIKQRDQDGHYDRRRFWFREGDDFYSISLFDSRENALLDLSILSLDSSFLMRRRRDAHKAVYLSDSLGWNMSGVVEKSFDSQGMSNKLDFQSLPLPISASPKKFYITKTDPATMSYRELKEFIQEQERNGLSTTSYLGDLYSKLAFPFINLIVPLLVIPFAVGSSRTKSLAGAALAAVITGFSYHIIHSLAIALSRAELWPPLLSAWAANIVLSAVGLVLFLGAEAPE; translated from the coding sequence TTGCGATATGGGCAAGAAGACACTGGAGATCAAGAAGAGCGAAAAAGAGCAGAGATGAATATTATCACTCGCTATATTTATCACCAGGTTATCAGGAATCTAGCGCTTAGTGTTTTTATCTTCAGTGCACTGTTTCTCTTTGTTGATTTCTTTGATCGTATAGATTCTATTCTTGAAAGAGAGTCATCATTCGGGACTATGCTCTCATACTTTTCGCTCAAGCTCCCATATTTTCTTCTGATGACGCTTCCCATCAGTATGCTGGTAGCTGCTCTTTTTACGATCGGACTTCTAACACGAAGTTCTGAGTTGACTGCAATGCGGGCCTCTGGATTTACCCTTTTTTCTTTGTCTCGCCCAATCTTTGTTGTTGGTTTAGGTGTGTCCTTATTCTCTTTTTTATTGAGCGAAACCGTTATCCCATACTCTCAGCGTCGCGTGCACGAAATGTGGAATGTGGATATTAAGCAACGCGATCAGGATGGCCATTACGACCGTCGTAGATTTTGGTTTCGAGAGGGCGATGATTTCTATTCTATTTCATTATTTGACTCCAGGGAGAATGCACTTCTTGACCTCTCTATTCTTTCACTTGATAGTTCTTTTTTAATGCGACGAAGACGAGATGCTCATAAGGCAGTCTATCTGAGTGATTCTCTTGGTTGGAATATGAGTGGTGTTGTGGAAAAGAGCTTTGACAGTCAGGGAATGAGTAACAAGCTCGACTTTCAATCTTTACCCCTTCCGATTAGTGCTAGTCCAAAAAAGTTCTATATTACGAAGACGGATCCTGCGACGATGAGTTATCGTGAATTAAAAGAGTTTATTCAAGAGCAAGAGAGGAATGGGCTATCTACCACGAGCTATCTTGGTGATCTGTATTCGAAGTTGGCCTTCCCTTTCATTAATCTCATTGTTCCTTTATTAGTCATCCCGTTTGCGGTTGGCTCAAGTCGAACAAAAAGTCTGGCAGGAGCAGCTCTAGCGGCAGTGATAACGGGCTTCTCGTACCACATTATTCACTCTCTTGCGATTGCATTATCAAGAGCTGAGCTTTGGCCACCATTGCTGTCAGCATGGGCAGCAAATATTGTGCTCTCGGCAGTTGGTCTGGTGCTCTTTCTAGGTGCTGAGGCACCGGAATGA
- a CDS encoding 50S ribosomal protein L17 yields MRHGKVLRKFGRAPSHRKALLKNLASSLIKHERIETTLAKAKDLRRVSEKLITLAKEDTLHRRRLAYGYLPEKSVVHKLFAEVGPKFKQRPGGYTRILKTARRAGDAAEMAIIELVQEDYKPKSPKKKTRSKKKEAAPVAAKAKVEEAPAEETETASEEPKATE; encoded by the coding sequence ATGAGACACGGAAAGGTATTAAGAAAGTTTGGTCGAGCACCATCCCATCGGAAGGCATTGCTCAAGAATCTTGCATCGTCGCTGATCAAGCATGAAAGGATTGAGACGACGCTGGCGAAGGCAAAAGATCTAAGGCGAGTGTCAGAGAAGCTGATCACCCTTGCTAAGGAAGATACGCTTCACCGCCGACGGCTTGCGTACGGTTATCTGCCTGAAAAGAGCGTCGTCCATAAGCTCTTTGCTGAAGTAGGTCCAAAGTTTAAGCAGCGTCCTGGTGGGTATACACGGATACTGAAGACGGCGCGAAGAGCGGGTGATGCTGCTGAGATGGCTATCATCGAGTTAGTTCAAGAAGACTACAAACCAAAGTCTCCGAAGAAAAAGACACGTTCAAAAAAGAAAGAAGCGGCTCCAGTAGCAGCGAAAGCGAAAGTTGAGGAAGCTCCAGCAGAGGAGACTGAGACAGCTTCAGAAGAGCCGAAAGCTACTGAATAG
- a CDS encoding DNA-directed RNA polymerase subunit alpha yields the protein MKRVTLRDLIKPKRVEIEASTLDDRYGKFVAEPLERGFGLTVGNSLRRILLSSLQGSAITALQVEGVMHEFSTIPGVLEDVTQIVLNLKEVVTLLEEKDEAHLSIDASGPCEVTAGMFGGDPAVAILNPDLKIATLGEGASLKMNVTVKVGRGYVSAERNKVEGAPMGTVFIDSVFSPIRRVNHVVTNARVGQRTDYDKLTMEIWTDGSIDSRSAVAQAAHILVDQLNLFVGDGLVVEEEPVIEEEPKKQLNENLFRRIEEIELSVRSANCLENADIKYIGELVQRSEAEMLRTKNFGRKSLNEIKEILSGMGLSLGMRLEEFPERAALDSMHREQVEQ from the coding sequence ATGAAAAGAGTTACGCTTCGGGACTTAATTAAGCCAAAGAGAGTAGAGATTGAGGCAAGTACACTGGATGATCGATATGGAAAGTTCGTTGCTGAACCACTAGAAAGAGGCTTCGGATTAACGGTAGGAAACAGCCTAAGAAGGATCCTGCTCTCGTCATTGCAGGGATCTGCCATTACCGCTTTGCAGGTAGAAGGCGTAATGCATGAGTTCTCTACTATTCCGGGGGTTCTTGAGGATGTGACACAGATTGTATTGAACCTAAAAGAGGTGGTCACGCTTCTCGAGGAGAAGGATGAAGCGCATCTCTCTATTGATGCGAGTGGCCCTTGTGAAGTTACCGCGGGAATGTTTGGTGGTGACCCGGCTGTTGCGATTCTGAATCCTGACTTAAAGATAGCCACCTTGGGTGAAGGTGCTTCTCTGAAGATGAATGTGACCGTCAAGGTTGGCAGGGGATATGTATCAGCCGAAAGAAATAAGGTTGAGGGTGCTCCAATGGGAACAGTTTTTATTGATTCTGTGTTCTCTCCAATTCGTCGGGTCAACCATGTCGTAACGAATGCTCGGGTAGGTCAGAGAACCGACTATGACAAGCTTACCATGGAAATCTGGACTGACGGGAGTATTGATTCACGGTCAGCCGTTGCACAAGCAGCTCATATTTTGGTTGATCAGTTAAATCTCTTTGTCGGTGATGGCTTAGTTGTAGAAGAGGAGCCAGTCATTGAAGAGGAGCCGAAAAAGCAGCTTAATGAAAACCTTTTCAGAAGAATTGAAGAGATTGAGCTAAGCGTGCGGAGTGCAAACTGTCTGGAGAACGCTGATATCAAGTATATCGGAGAGCTCGTTCAGCGTAGCGAAGCCGAGATGCTCAGAACGAAGAATTTCGGAAGAAAGTCTCTGAATGAGATCAAAGAGATTCTTTCTGGTATGGGACTCTCGCTCGGAATGAGACTCGAAGAGTTTCCAGAGAGAGCAGCGCTCGATTCAATGCACCGGGAGCAGGTTGAGCAATAA
- a CDS encoding 30S ribosomal protein S20, with protein sequence MANHKSALKRMRQNQKIRDRNRVARASVRTAIKKAKAAIELKDKTQAQELVKIAEVAIQKAASSGLYHKNNANRKVARLVQQAQSIA encoded by the coding sequence ATGGCAAATCATAAGTCAGCGCTCAAAAGGATGCGTCAAAACCAAAAAATACGAGACAGAAACAGAGTCGCTCGCGCCTCAGTTCGAACTGCGATTAAGAAGGCAAAGGCTGCTATTGAGTTAAAAGATAAGACGCAAGCACAAGAGCTTGTTAAAATCGCTGAAGTTGCTATCCAGAAAGCTGCGAGCTCTGGGCTCTACCATAAGAACAACGCGAACAGAAAGGTTGCACGCCTCGTTCAGCAAGCACAGAGCATAGCTTAA
- a CDS encoding dienelactone hydrolase family protein → MMIGGIKMACLRKGVISVFFVSLFLAASVLQAEVKREAVQYYDGDVPLKGYLVLPDTIYATGQTPAAILVHEWWGHDEFIKEAAIRLAKELGIVAFAIDMFGNGRVAKHPEDAKRFSGEILKTKGLREKRFRAALKYLSSHSDVDKEKIVALGFCFGGSTVLDMARLNLPLSGVVSFHGGLDSKIEGGKIASRILVFVGEHDTLIPKEERERFQNEMRQANADAELLVLAGARHSFMNPRADEYKKEFGLDMGYHQRAAELAWSGTYAFIRQLFPRDKRIVEEKPPCIGCGIWDESSSVKG, encoded by the coding sequence ATGATGATTGGAGGAATAAAAATGGCTTGTCTGAGAAAGGGAGTTATATCAGTTTTTTTCGTTTCACTGTTCTTGGCTGCTTCTGTATTGCAGGCAGAAGTAAAGAGAGAAGCGGTTCAGTATTATGATGGAGATGTTCCTCTTAAGGGCTATTTAGTCCTGCCTGATACCATCTATGCCACTGGTCAGACTCCTGCGGCTATACTTGTGCATGAGTGGTGGGGCCATGATGAGTTCATTAAAGAGGCGGCTATAAGACTCGCGAAAGAGCTCGGAATAGTAGCATTTGCCATAGATATGTTTGGCAATGGGCGAGTTGCGAAGCATCCGGAGGACGCTAAGCGCTTCTCAGGTGAAATTCTTAAGACGAAAGGGCTTAGAGAGAAACGGTTTCGTGCGGCATTGAAGTATCTCTCATCGCATTCAGACGTAGATAAGGAAAAGATTGTTGCTCTCGGTTTTTGCTTTGGCGGTAGTACCGTGCTGGATATGGCAAGACTTAATCTTCCGCTTTCGGGAGTTGTGAGTTTTCATGGGGGACTCGATTCAAAGATTGAAGGTGGTAAGATCGCATCTCGCATACTGGTGTTCGTTGGAGAGCATGACACGCTCATACCAAAGGAGGAGCGAGAGAGGTTTCAGAACGAAATGCGGCAGGCAAACGCTGACGCAGAGCTTCTGGTTTTGGCGGGTGCACGGCATAGCTTTATGAATCCAAGAGCGGATGAGTATAAAAAGGAGTTCGGATTGGATATGGGATACCATCAGCGTGCAGCTGAGCTTGCATGGTCTGGAACCTATGCGTTTATTCGGCAGCTTTTCCCGAGAGATAAGCGTATTGTAGAGGAAAAGCCTCCGTGCATCGGATGTGGAATATGGGATGAATCGAGCTCTGTTAAGGGTTGA
- a CDS encoding response regulator codes for MSQFDVSHEGKPLFIKTLLVEDDPRHSLLIQRALEPVVHSLEIARTVSEARTKLSSCHFDLVVTDLSLPDSDGVTHVKDFQEIQEGVPVVVLTVTTRIENVVAAMRFGAKDFILKSFESDFRELLRLSLARVHASLQLEQERKKLQVAIENSDDGLALVTRDGIVRYWNRAYELFFTRCGGEANNLFSFDVHRLTHGNSLKDQLRMKLGTLSGGAVWNTEVSLCGSEFRAYGVTLSGLDAELGYGSVERAGLLQKENGKAQQTDGERELVLWVRDITEMKRRERFQRELLSTTTHDLKGPMGAIITGAELVSNLVREHEKASQILLRVQSAAHGVVNLIDEFLSARRIEEGNLVLRPTSQSLSRLLEEIEGNYQTIADSRGIDLRFSFPREVEVQVDKIGFIRTMGNLLSNALKFTPRGGMVQVEASLGEEDDLCVVVTDTGSGIEAAELSRIFDRYARLDRHREISGTGLGLFVVKSIVDAHGGSIQVESETRRGTRFTLYFPSSPPVNERGELISLVFSDEEREMPLEP; via the coding sequence ATGAGCCAGTTCGATGTTTCTCATGAGGGTAAGCCCCTGTTTATAAAAACCCTGTTGGTGGAGGATGACCCAAGGCACAGTCTGCTCATTCAGCGTGCTCTTGAGCCAGTCGTGCACTCGCTTGAGATCGCGCGGACGGTTTCGGAGGCGAGGACGAAGCTCTCCTCGTGCCATTTTGACCTTGTTGTAACGGACCTCAGTTTGCCGGACTCAGACGGGGTTACCCACGTAAAAGATTTTCAGGAGATTCAAGAGGGAGTTCCTGTCGTCGTGCTCACGGTTACTACTCGGATTGAGAACGTGGTTGCAGCTATGCGATTTGGTGCAAAGGACTTCATTCTAAAAAGTTTCGAATCTGACTTTCGCGAGCTTCTTCGTCTTTCTCTCGCACGAGTGCATGCCTCTCTACAGTTGGAGCAGGAGCGGAAGAAGCTACAAGTGGCAATAGAGAATAGTGATGATGGATTGGCTCTTGTAACTCGTGATGGAATTGTCCGTTACTGGAATCGAGCCTATGAACTATTTTTTACGAGGTGCGGAGGGGAAGCGAATAATCTCTTTTCGTTTGATGTGCATAGGCTCACGCATGGAAACTCGTTGAAGGATCAATTGCGGATGAAGCTCGGAACTCTTTCGGGGGGAGCTGTCTGGAATACGGAAGTGAGTCTATGTGGGAGTGAATTCAGGGCCTACGGAGTGACATTATCTGGACTTGATGCAGAGCTTGGGTATGGAAGTGTTGAACGGGCTGGACTTCTGCAAAAAGAAAATGGCAAGGCTCAACAGACAGACGGTGAAAGAGAGCTTGTTCTTTGGGTGCGGGATATCACTGAAATGAAGAGGCGCGAGCGATTTCAGCGAGAGCTTCTTTCAACGACAACTCACGATTTAAAGGGACCGATGGGGGCTATTATCACCGGAGCTGAGCTTGTCAGTAACTTGGTACGTGAGCACGAGAAAGCATCGCAGATTCTTCTTCGAGTTCAGTCGGCGGCACATGGCGTGGTCAATCTCATCGATGAGTTTCTGAGTGCACGTCGTATTGAAGAGGGGAACCTCGTGCTTCGCCCCACCTCTCAGAGTCTTTCGCGGCTTCTAGAAGAGATCGAAGGAAATTACCAGACGATTGCAGACTCTCGAGGAATAGACCTGCGTTTTTCATTCCCGAGGGAAGTTGAAGTTCAAGTGGATAAGATTGGATTTATACGCACTATGGGTAATCTTTTGAGTAATGCGCTCAAGTTTACTCCCCGCGGAGGGATGGTACAGGTCGAGGCTTCGCTGGGAGAGGAGGACGACCTGTGTGTTGTTGTAACTGATACTGGTTCGGGAATTGAAGCGGCTGAATTGAGCCGAATTTTTGACCGGTATGCCCGCCTTGACCGTCATCGCGAAATTTCAGGAACAGGACTTGGATTATTTGTTGTGAAAAGTATTGTTGATGCTCACGGGGGTTCAATTCAGGTTGAGAGTGAGACACGACGTGGAACCCGATTCACGCTATACTTCCCAAGTTCACCGCCTGTGAATGAACGGGGGGAGTTGATAAGTCTGGTCTTCTCTGATGAGGAGCGAGAGATGCCCCTTGAACCATAA
- a CDS encoding enoyl-ACP reductase, which produces MFQGKKVLVLGVANKKSIAWAVAEALHKQGAELAFTYVNEAIEKRVRPLAESLQGSLILPCDVQSDEEIENLFTELGERWGTLDGVVHSVAYAEREDLQNPFSETSRSGFHTALDVSAYSLVAVAGRAKKMMKEGSSIITMSYLGAERAVENYNVMGVAKAALEASVRYLAADLGPSGIRVNAVSPGPIKTLAASGIPKFKELLAHFSEKAPLRRTVDTVDVAGTSLYLLSELGSGVTGETIYVDGGYSITGA; this is translated from the coding sequence ATGTTTCAAGGAAAGAAAGTCCTCGTCCTCGGAGTAGCGAACAAAAAAAGCATTGCTTGGGCGGTAGCTGAGGCGCTCCACAAACAGGGGGCAGAGCTCGCATTCACGTATGTGAATGAGGCCATCGAAAAAAGAGTCCGTCCACTTGCAGAATCCCTCCAAGGGTCGTTGATTCTCCCTTGTGATGTCCAGTCTGATGAAGAGATAGAGAACCTTTTTACTGAGCTTGGGGAGCGATGGGGAACTCTTGATGGGGTGGTGCACTCTGTTGCATACGCTGAACGAGAAGACCTTCAAAATCCATTCTCAGAGACATCTCGAAGTGGTTTCCATACTGCTCTTGACGTAAGTGCTTACTCACTTGTCGCAGTAGCAGGTCGTGCAAAGAAAATGATGAAAGAAGGCTCGAGTATCATAACTATGAGCTATCTTGGTGCCGAAAGGGCTGTTGAGAATTATAACGTGATGGGAGTTGCGAAGGCAGCGCTTGAAGCAAGCGTTCGTTATCTTGCTGCTGACCTTGGACCGAGCGGCATACGAGTGAATGCTGTTTCTCCAGGCCCCATTAAAACACTTGCTGCTTCGGGTATTCCAAAATTTAAAGAGCTGCTCGCGCACTTTTCTGAAAAGGCTCCGCTTCGTCGAACAGTGGATACTGTTGATGTTGCTGGTACCTCCCTTTACCTCTTGAGTGAGTTGGGGTCAGGCGTTACTGGTGAGACCATATACGTCGACGGCGGTTACTCGATTACTGGAGCATAA
- a CDS encoding rhomboid family intramembrane serine protease, whose protein sequence is MDANYILAWLVGIGAVLTALRTRGRSEIELRTLFWCAILILAALSVGALFLPSVIGYLVFLPWLFGIILQQILLSKVIMLFEEGELERLSKLLHRVSLVPLFRIWGHLWKKLIFIEKSFSFEISQSEQEMLLQIATTPSFVAIYARARLLFFSQAWDELEKFSRVILEDGARRYSPFFMQMRLLALLFQGRRDVFEEVLQRYMTTLPSQASRERMVRCLRSYAPEELHSALFASVNVSVKDDSALPQGMPLGVQIILGILLSGFFAQLLFGHERVLSLFAFDPYLIIVYDQWWRLLTCGLVHAGGLHFLSNSLGIFLLGPFLARYMGNIRFLSFFILAVIGASLWMLMLMWFSLIDPKPMIGASGGVMGLVGGYFSFYIISYWKSGSLYHREQLKSVLVIIALQTLFDISTPQVSFLAHFGGLLSGISLFFFTSLFSRRVWEKDS, encoded by the coding sequence GTGGATGCAAACTATATTCTTGCATGGTTAGTTGGAATTGGAGCGGTATTAACTGCTCTCCGTACTCGGGGTCGCAGTGAGATAGAGTTACGGACACTATTTTGGTGCGCTATTCTTATACTCGCTGCTCTCTCAGTTGGGGCACTTTTTTTGCCCTCTGTTATAGGCTATCTCGTCTTTCTCCCATGGCTTTTCGGAATCATACTTCAGCAGATACTCCTCTCTAAAGTGATCATGCTCTTTGAAGAAGGGGAGCTGGAGCGTCTCTCCAAGCTTTTACACCGTGTATCTCTCGTTCCTCTGTTTAGGATCTGGGGCCACTTATGGAAGAAGCTTATTTTCATCGAAAAGTCGTTTTCATTTGAAATATCACAAAGTGAGCAAGAGATGCTGCTCCAAATAGCAACTACTCCATCCTTTGTTGCTATTTATGCAAGAGCACGACTGCTCTTTTTTTCACAGGCATGGGATGAATTAGAGAAATTCTCGAGAGTAATTTTAGAAGATGGGGCAAGACGATATTCTCCTTTTTTCATGCAAATGAGACTTCTTGCGCTGCTCTTCCAAGGCAGACGTGATGTTTTTGAAGAGGTGCTGCAGAGGTATATGACCACTCTTCCTTCACAAGCCAGTCGTGAACGTATGGTAAGATGTCTTCGTTCTTATGCTCCCGAAGAACTACACTCTGCTCTTTTCGCTTCCGTGAATGTATCCGTGAAGGATGACTCGGCTCTTCCACAGGGAATGCCTTTAGGCGTTCAGATAATTCTTGGCATCCTTTTGAGTGGCTTCTTTGCGCAGCTTCTATTTGGTCATGAACGCGTGCTCTCACTATTTGCCTTCGATCCATATCTTATTATTGTTTATGATCAGTGGTGGAGACTTCTTACCTGTGGATTAGTGCACGCCGGCGGGCTTCACTTTCTCTCAAATAGTCTTGGAATATTCCTGCTTGGGCCGTTTCTTGCTCGATACATGGGCAATATAAGATTTTTGTCTTTTTTCATCCTTGCAGTAATAGGCGCTTCGCTTTGGATGTTGATGCTCATGTGGTTCAGCTTGATTGATCCAAAGCCGATGATTGGTGCATCAGGTGGCGTTATGGGATTAGTCGGCGGCTACTTTTCTTTCTACATTATCTCTTATTGGAAGTCGGGCTCTTTGTATCATCGAGAGCAGTTGAAGTCTGTGCTTGTTATCATAGCGCTACAGACTCTTTTTGATATCTCAACCCCACAGGTTAGCTTCCTTGCTCACTTCGGTGGGCTTCTCAGTGGTATTTCCCTCTTCTTCTTTACTTCTCTTTTTTCTCGCCGAGTCTGGGAAAAAGATTCTTAA
- a CDS encoding 5-formyltetrahydrofolate cyclo-ligase, whose product MSQQSHQEIRSDMKRLLSNLDGRWIRAASKQTSERLVSILSSKQFRGYSHILAWTSFFPGEVDLSLLISELGDERSFYLPRSNPDFSMDFVSIGRDWTREVEPGGFGIPEPCFEAGDLYSAEQDASRTIVLVPGLAFDRVGNRLGRGKGYYDRFLGKSEMRSSAVVGVCWELQTVATLHPAHHDVAMDFLCTEQELIVCAEAVEE is encoded by the coding sequence ATGAGCCAGCAATCCCATCAAGAGATTCGTTCAGATATGAAGCGTCTTCTCTCAAATTTAGACGGTCGATGGATTCGGGCAGCCAGTAAACAAACTTCTGAGAGGCTTGTCTCAATTCTCAGTTCCAAACAGTTTCGTGGCTATTCTCATATTTTAGCCTGGACATCATTCTTTCCAGGAGAGGTGGACCTTTCGCTGCTGATCAGTGAGTTAGGCGATGAGCGCAGCTTTTACCTGCCCCGCTCGAACCCAGATTTTTCAATGGATTTCGTATCAATTGGACGAGATTGGACGCGGGAGGTTGAACCAGGAGGATTTGGAATACCTGAGCCGTGCTTTGAAGCTGGCGACTTGTATAGTGCTGAGCAAGATGCATCGCGGACGATTGTACTTGTTCCAGGACTTGCATTCGATAGAGTTGGTAACCGACTGGGGCGAGGTAAGGGATATTACGATAGGTTTCTTGGGAAGTCTGAGATGCGAAGCTCGGCTGTTGTGGGGGTTTGTTGGGAATTGCAGACGGTAGCAACGCTGCATCCGGCCCATCATGATGTAGCGATGGATTTTTTGTGCACCGAACAAGAATTGATTGTGTGTGCTGAAGCGGTAGAGGAGTAA
- the dcd gene encoding dCTP deaminase yields the protein MIKPDFWIHEFGSNGGIQPFNPEQVNPASYDVTLGNHWICPTRDPEETRADHFTLFPGEVILATTAEVIQLPRNVVCDLKLKSSLGRLWLNHSLSGWIDCNFQGQVTLELQNLGPYPRELAAGMPVAQLVFLTMEAEPKVAYGENGKGHYQGQKGATPAWDEQLFPRVTGPKQSSR from the coding sequence ATGATTAAACCAGATTTTTGGATACATGAGTTCGGCTCCAATGGGGGCATTCAGCCCTTTAACCCAGAGCAGGTCAATCCTGCGAGTTATGATGTTACCCTCGGAAATCACTGGATATGCCCCACCCGTGATCCTGAAGAAACTCGGGCTGATCACTTTACACTCTTCCCAGGCGAGGTGATTTTAGCGACAACAGCTGAGGTCATTCAGTTGCCACGAAATGTGGTCTGTGACCTAAAGCTCAAAAGTTCGCTCGGTCGGCTTTGGCTCAACCACAGCCTGAGCGGGTGGATTGACTGTAATTTCCAGGGTCAGGTAACGCTGGAGCTCCAAAATCTCGGCCCATATCCGCGAGAACTCGCAGCCGGTATGCCAGTAGCTCAACTTGTGTTTCTTACAATGGAGGCCGAGCCAAAGGTGGCCTACGGCGAGAATGGAAAAGGCCACTATCAAGGACAAAAGGGAGCGACCCCTGCATGGGATGAGCAATTATTTCCAAGGGTTACAGGGCCAAAGCAAAGCTCCCGATAA